The stretch of DNA TCTTCGATGCTGTCAGCCTCTAATTCACATACTCAATGAACGCTGAAAAAAATGACATATGGTTATATAGCGCAAACCAGACTCAAATCAGCTGGTGTTTTCCATGATTTATCCTGATCAAACCAAACGCTTCtacaaacctttttaaattGACAGATTTGTATGATTGGAATCCTAATGAATCATGGGTAGCTTATACACGGATTCTCTACGCACACCCTTCTACATATACCTCCTATGAGTACCCCTTACCTATCTACTCCCTATACATACCCCCACGTATATCCCTTACACGTACACCCTGCGCACACCCCCTGGAGAGAGGAAGTCTAACAGCACCCGAGAGTTGAAGTAACTAAGGACGCAGCTCTCAAACACTTTATGCTCAAAGCTGTTCATGGCTGATATATATTAACTTTGTATCAGTATATGCATACGGCAAGCAAATGAGCTAGGGTCAAACTAAGGTCACGCCATACTCAGTAAATAGCCACAAGATCTAAACTGTTGATCGATCGGGCAAGGAAATGACTTGAAAAATTGATGACCTgctatataaaaatgtttgttacaTGGAGATGTTTGAACTGTACCAGTTCAACCGGTTGTAGACTATAGTTGTGAAAAACCTACTCAATATAAATAGTAATACAACAATCCTTTAATACGCCTCATAATTGTTCATGCTGTTTGATTGGGTTCATCGCTTACTCGTTGTTAATTATCAATAAGTTATAAAAGGGGACACTTATCCCAAAACAATGTTGCCAAGGTCAACAATGTGTCAAGGCCAATTGTTGTTTGACAAACAAATCTATGCAAGAAAAGACAATTGTTAAACATATCTAATGTGATTTTAATTGCATACAATTTTAGGTCGCTAACCTTGGACAGAAGCCTTCAAatcatttctttaaaaaagacaatacttttttagtttttgtaagaCTCACAATAGACTTTTTTAATGTCAGTAAATATTGTTAAGGAACCAAAATAATATAGAGCGCACGAGTCTTGTTGATTATTTCACTTCGTATAATCTACAAGATTAGGGGCAATtcgttagcaaaataaaataacatatgcATTATTCTATATTACTGTAGGATTCCTAAAGTGTTCTTGGTTGTCACATGGAACATGTGTGTCTTGCACCTCATGGAAAACCAGATGAGAAGACCATGTTCTGGATAGTTCTGACCTTGCTTCAAATGGTTGATGTACACTAGAGTTGGTAAACTGCAAATGGATAGCCACATGTCTAAaagaaatttcaaactttttaactCCATAATAACGCTTAAAAATCTAAAGGTCAATTTAAAAGGtgaaatgctaaaaatttcaGTGGTCTTATAActttatgaataattttcgtgtgATCAgccaaaaattatttatttatttgtagtagAAGACAGCACCAACTTAGGAATGTGTAACTCTTCTTGCGTGTAATGGTTTTCTGATCTGTTGTCAGATGACTCAGTGCCATACATCAAAGTAATTACACCCAATCAGTTTTATGATGAGTATACAATGCCATAATCTAGtactgttactgttattacaaTGTTTGATTAAGGTGGGCATGCTTGCTAATCTCTGATTGTGTCACTCATACAGACTATTTTACACTGTGGCGATTTATCTAAAATTTGAACCAAACTTTGGAAATGCCACAAAATTAGTGTATTCTCATTGCAAACGATAGAAAATGTGGGTTTATACATTCACAACTTAGTTTTTTGCTATCACAATAAAGTAGAGACAATATTTCTGCTGTTTCTTTGACTCCTAAAAAGAATTTTGGTTTTTAAATCATCACTATGGAAAAAAACTAGGACATAAATACTGGCCTAAAAAGCGCGAATTTTTCTATTGACACAGGGCACGATCAGTTTTATGATGATTATATAATGCCACAGTCTGGTATTGTTATTGCTACTACAAGTGTGCATCAGGATGGATGTAATAACAAATCTTGGATAGTGTCACTAGTATGGACATGTTTTCACAGCATGAATCTGTCATAACCTAGACCATGTTAATCACATAGATGTATCCATATTGTGAAGATTAGGAAGTACTAGTTGATACACTTTGATTTTGTCTATATGACAGAGTTATCATTTCTGCTGCTTCTTGATGACTAGGAATTTGTTcttaaaagtgtgattatggaACTAAAATACCTGACTTTTATTATAGACATGTGGCTATCCATTTGCAGCTTACCAACTTTGGTGTAGCTCAACCATTTGACACTAGGTCAGAACTATCCAGaacaagtttttttcttttgctttgTTATGAGGTGTAAGCCACATGTGTTCCAAGTGACAACCAAGAACGCTTTAGGAATCCAAGAGTATTGCGCACATTGAAGAATATCTATCATTGCCTAAACTAAATGGTTGAATTAGATTAGTTTGACATCTATTCATAggcttggagttatcctctctctTCTACTTGGTAAATTTCATTACTTTTCCTATGACTCACAGTCAAATCCACAAATCGAGCGTCTTTTCTGTCAAAGATTTGGTTGTTGTAGCCTTaaaaaataaagctatttaCAAACATCTAGGGCAACATCTGATGGCTTGGCATCATGAACTCACTCACTGTCAATGGGCGTTATGTGACTTGGTTACCACATAACCTAGTGTACCTCTAGCAAAGCAAAAACTATCATAATTCTCCTACAACATGCAAGGGGTGCACGATTAGAATCTACACACAACACAACTTTTATCGCATAACCATTATGAATAAAAAACTGGTGGTAAATTAGTTTTTTGATTGCATACCTGTTGTTTGTAAAGAGGTCGAGGGCACAACTAGTTCTTTGAATGTGTAAGTCAAGAACACAATTGGCTGTCTCGGATATGAAAAGTATGTTGATGTTTGACAGCTTTGTATGCTTTTTGATAATGACATGGCTGTCAACTGTGAACAGATAGAAAGCCCTCAATTCCTTGTTTTGGCTTAGCAGTAGATAATTACATTACCAAGAATTTGGCGCCAACCTAAATTTATCTCGCTGTTAGACTGCCATCATTTGTCAGCACAAGTTAAAAATGAAGTTACCCAGCtgttaatagattttatcagaaagtttcagtagttttgtatcatttgtaattgtttttgatgcttgatgTGGCcggactgtcaggatgttttaagattaaaattaataaaaccttATCAATGTTAAATTTTTCAGATTCAGGCAAAAGTGCTATTGtgacgtctatagttgtaaagaaaatgataaaatagAAACGCGCCTTGCTGCAACTCCAACACAGTAGCTAATATCAATAACAAGAGAGACAGACAGCCGAGCAACTactaacaattttttggcacaaatatttatttagtgTTTTAACCGCTATCgagtttatcaagttttatcgattttagtcttaaaacatcctggcagtcaaattattttggacatcaaaaacaatcgcaaatagaaaaatactgatactttctcaGAAAATCTACAACATGTCAGTATAAGTTTATCTTGAATAAGAATGTATCACAATGGTTAGGCTATCAGACTATCTGTCATACAACTCAAAGAAACTGACCACAATAGCTAATTGGATAGTGATGAGGGGGAGGATGTTGCTGCCATGGCATCAAAGTGACAGAGGAATGCATTTTGTAAATAATCAATAAACAGCAATCATACATGTTTCCAAGGAAGTTaaaatgtttccatgatgaGTTAAGTCTACACATTATCATCATAAGCAAGATGGAACCAGTATAAACCCGCAAGTTAGCCAAGTTTAGTTACTTGCAGGTAGTTATCATTGATGCACACAAAATGCCACACAAGTTATtctattgtaaatattttatcattgatGCACACAAAATGCCAAGCAAGTTTTtctattgtaaatattttatcattgatGCACACAAAATGCCACGCAAGTAtttctattttaaatattttatcattgatGCACACAAAATGCCATGCAAGTTATtctattgtaaatattttatcattgatacacACAAAATGCCATGCAAGTTATtctattgtaaatattttatcattgatGCACACAAAATGCCATGCAAGTTATtctattgtaaatattttatcattgatGCACACAAAATGCCACGCAAGTTAAcctattgtaaatattttccAAACGTCAATCCCTTGCTCCTATTTCAAAAACCTGCTGCTAAGTGAGACGGAAGTGTGCCATTATGACCTTTGGCATAGCGCTCCGCTCCTTGTCTTTTTAGCAGAGCCCTCGCGTTGATCCGCAACATAATAATGTCCATTGAATCCAGGGTTGAATTTTTCCAATAAATTATTGAATTTGTTATGGATAGTCGAAAAAATTGATATTTACTGATAAATATTGTGGAAAAAATGGGAAAAAGTAGTAAATTggatttttataaaaacaaacatgacaaatttcaaagttttacaaGATAAATATGGGTTCGTGTCATTTATCAACCTTTTACACAATTAAACTGTAAGCAATGAGCCAGTTGATGGACTTTTGTGAGCTCTATTGCACCATacaacacacacgcacgcgcgcgcacgcacacgctcgcacgcacacacacacgtgtTTCAAAACTAAGATAAACAAAAGACCTACGTTCATTTTTCACTGGGAAGCTTAGCTTATTAAATCAACCTAGATAACAACAACTATAGATTTATTGTTACAATTAGCCTGTATTTTGTCAAAGTTTTTCATTCAATTCAAATAttagtttaatataatttattgaaataaaaacttcTACAATTTAGTGCTCACAGGATGTTTAGCCATGATctgaaataaagtgataattCTTTAGGATAATGATAAGTAACCAATATTAccttatatgcatatatatatgcatacatatatgtataaaaaaattatttcatcacCCCAGTTAACCCATTTGGGGGGTAATTTTTGATTTAattcgggtctcctaccagagacctgggagtttgagcactcaaccgttttgaaccagtagtcCATTTGTTACTGCATTgttctggttcagctacaggcagcgcagaCCTTCTTTGGTCAGACGATATGCAAGCCAGCATggttttggttattgcactcttTATAGAGGCTGTAGACAACATAcaggcaagggtcttgtctaaggacatGCCAGAAGgatgcagttgttggggtttgaacctggGACCCAATGATCATTGttccaataccttaccaactgctcCATCTGTCccgtatatatatagatctgtatatatatatatatatatatatataattatatatataacatagaaacatagattatatatattatatataccaaaCTGACGAAgctagataaatatatatatatatatctatgtatgtgtgtatgtatgtatgcgtgtatgcttgtatgcgtgtatgcgtgtatgcgtgtatgcgtgtatgcgtgtatgcatgtatgtatttatgtatgtatatatgtatgtatatatatatgcatatatatatatatgtatgtatatacatgtatatatgtatatataagcatatatatatgtatgtatatatgtatgcatatatatatgcatatatatatatatatatatgtatgtatatatgtatgtatttatatgcatatatatatctgtgtatatatatatacatgtgtatatatatatatatatatatatatgcgtatatatatatatatgcgggatacatatatatatatatatatatacagatatatatacatatatatatatatatatatatatatatatactatcacATAACATACTAGTCTGTAATACTATCACAGAATTATATTTGTGATATGTAAGTCTGTGATACTATTGCTATAGGGCAAGTGGCAACTCTTCGAAAGCATGGCTTTAGTCATTCATTTTCATGAACAAGTAGCAACTTATTCCTCGAGAATAATTTAGAAACTATCAAAATGCTGCCTATAAGTTAGCAGCCTAAATAGAAGggaattttttgcaaaatgactCACATGATTTTCCATTTACGCACTGTATGTTGTCCGTTTATTTCAAGTTATGCCTTCTGGCACCTTATTTGCCGATAATAAATTTTAgaactttcaaagcaaaaaACTTGCCAGACAGTTATACAGTAGCCTGAACATTAGTCTTCATCATCAACTAAAATAGAACAATTTCAAATCAAGTTATAGGCTACGCAGTTGATAACAGTTCTTGTGAACTTTGTGATCGCAAAATACAGGCCTATATCCGCGATAAAGCTGTGATCTTAAACTAGCATTTGGTTGCTTAGCAACACTGATTTGAAAGTCAAATCATGCCATGTTTGCCAGTAACTAATAGGAATAGCTGGGAATCATTTTTCAGCCAGTTCGTAACAACTCGGAACAGCTGAAAAGAATTTGCTATTCATGTAGTCATAACGGTCCAGCTTTCTTGAAAGAAACATCCAGCAGTTAGGTTAACTGTGAAACGGTTAGGCTAGGGGAAACGGGAGGAAATTCAGAATGCAAATACAAACGAACAGACTCGTGTATGGCACAAAAGCGTGGAAGAGTCAGCTCACCATGGTGTTCATATTGTTATGCGGCTGTAGCGGGTTGACACTGGGGTAACAAAGCTTCAGGTTCCAATGCTACAAGCTTAAATTGAGAAGAGTAATCGAGGCAATGAGAATACCACCAAACGCTTGCCACCAAACGCCTTTGGTCACGCTCAATTTGCTTTCGTCAGATGATGTTGAAACTCACAGCTTAAGGTTGAATGAAGAAATCAATGCTGGTAAATTCAAAGTTCGCTTCTATCGGAAAGCGACAAAGACAGCAAGAAGCGGGCAAAATGATGTTAATGTTCGGATCCATTTGTCTGCTTCTAAATTTTAGCTGCTTGCAGTGAGTAGCGGTCATTAAAAATTGCAGTTCAGTTGCTTTGTGATATCTTCTAAAAGTTTGAGCTAAAAAGTTCACATTGACTCTAAAAATACTCTACATGAGATTTACTCAATCAAAACAAAACGTGTGTAAGAACTATCGCTATCGCAAACTAGCGAATTCATTTGTAAACAAGTTAAGCCTGTGAATTCTATTGCCGTCTGTTCTAACCGATTGTTTCTAACTATAAGCAACCATTAATGCCTTCAGAATAGAAAGCGTATATTTCATCAGCTCTGTGGCATGTAGCCAATAATTGTGAATGCTCATGTATGACTAACCGCCAAGCTAGTTACACTGAGTCGAGCCGTGTCAGTCGTTTGCTAGTAAAGAAGCAACAATGAAGCCTTATGACTGCATCACACACAGACTCGTCATACTATCTCTGCTAGAGTATTTCACAGGTGCGTTCTCTCAAGTTCTCAACAAGCAAATTGCTCAGAGGTATGATTGTTGTTGAATAGTTAGCATTGGTAGGACATACAATCAGGGAAAGCCTGTTACTGGAACAGACATGACAGGAAATTAGAGTTCACAAAGAAGATGTAGGAAAGAGAACAGGTTGCCTTTGTCATAACTAGGGGACGAGCTTGAAGCAatatatctatcaaaactaaaaacttttttaaatgaaatgaaGGTATCTTTAACCATTTATATCTAAAGTGCTGTAACAAGATGTCATAGGTAAATAGATAGATCAGTAATAGAGCAACAGAtaaacagacagatagatagttagacagatattaatattatttacaCCGGTCAAGGCCGGTTGAAGCAAATTAGACGAGGAGATAAAGaataaaaagtattaacacaaattatatgtaatgaaagaaaaagttcTTTTTgcataataatgttatataatttgAACTAGCATGGTGTTGGTGTTTGGTATATAGTGCAGTGGTTTTTTTGGGGATataggaatgtaatggatggtcaggcagatcggagatatttgagtattttaaacagcaaatgtCTAAAAGCACAGTTAGCATTCAAAAGGCATTTAGACACGGATTATAACTGTCCATATCATAGTCCCGTACATACCGTACACTCCTACATACCGTACACTCCTACATATCATACACTCATACATATCATACACTTGTACATATCATACACTCATACATATCATACACTCATACATATCGTACACTCGTACATATCATACACTCATACATATCGTACACTCATACTTATCATTCACTCGTACATACCGTACACTCATATATATCGTACACTTGTACATATCATACACTCATACATATCGTACACTCATTTATATCAAACACTTGTACATATCGTACAATCATACATATCATACACTCATATGTATCGTACACTCATACATATCATACACTCGTACGTATCATACACTCGTACACATCATACacttatacatatcatacactCATACATATCGTACACTCGTACATATCGTACACTCATTCATATCGTACACTCATTTATATCAAACACTCGTACATATCGTACACTCATACATATCATACACTCATACATATCATACACTTATACATATAGTACACTCATACATATCGTACACCTATCCATACAACCACTATATAGTAAGCAACAATCAGCACCAATAAAAAGGTTGTTTCAATATAACTTATTTAGGAAAAAGGAAAGTAGATTGGTATAAGACTAAATCTAGTACTTTTGAAagttaaacttttgtttgttaAGAAAGCAAACAGAGCAGTCATATCGATAGCTGTCAACTGGCACAACCACTATTGGACTTACTTCTTTTTTTATCCTTACTTTTGAGAAAAATGAACTTATACAAAATGTTAGttgatttcatcagaaagtatcagtatttttctatcatttgctactGTCTTTCATgcttgagatgatctgactgccaggatgtttcaagattaaaatcggcacagcttgattgtggttaaaacactcagaagcaAAATAcggcaaaatgacatcactagtcatTATCATTGCTATGatgttgatatcggctattgtgttcaagttccAGCATTACACTTcgctattctgtcagtctttctGCAACTACAGTAGTCATAATTGCGCTATCACTTGATCTGACATTGTAACCACGATATCAAGTTTTCTCGATGATCGTCATGAagcatcctgacagtcagatcacttcgaacatcaaaaacaatcgcaaagatatcagtgctttctaataaaatctactaaagttttgttcAACTCTGTTTAAGTAAGCCAGGCTGAAGTGctattgaaaaaggtttcatcgAGTTTCCTTTTGCCAAAGTCTATTACCAGTCTGCTGCTTCTTGTGAAAAAAAGATGAGAGCTGCGCACAGCAGCTCGTTAGTCCAAAAGTCAGTTGTTTCCAATAGCCAAGCTTTTAACAATGATTCACAGTGCCTGATAGTCACAGTTAGAGTGGCTTCATGTCCTTCACCTTTGAGAGATCTGTTAGTAACCATAGTCAGTTTTTCATGCGTTTGACACGTTTAGCAGTAATACAAGTTAACCTTGAGCATGTTTTTTTATAGGTTTTGTTAGAAATTTATCCCAAATATATATGaaatgctaaattttataaatgtaaaatcatgTTTGCCTTCAGGTTGTTTAAAGCAGTAGGTGTATAAAACTAGCATTGGTTAAAATGGCATATAATGCAATCGGGTAAATGTAAAAACCATGTAGGATTTTCATTCAGAGATTTCATATACTTTGCTCTTTTGGGGTTTGTAACGCAAGCTGCAAGCTCACTCTCACAAccgatctttcttaggagctttCAACTTACTCATCTGACTTATGCGCAGTAATAGAAACAATATCTATTACAGCTGCTGTTAGTATCTGTCCAACTAGAAGTGTTGACGCGTCAGCATCAGGGTTCATCGAAAGTCCAGGTTATCCAGAAAGCTATGACTCACACTATAACTGCACATTGACTCTTGTCTTCCCAGCTTCATCAAGAATTGTGTTTAGCGTACATGGTACATACGATGTACATGAGAAACTCTTTGGAGGCTGTAGCAATGTAGATTATCTAAGACTGGTTTCTGAAGAAAGGACTGTAGAGCTCTGTGGAGAGAAGAGTGATAAGGAAATTCTTGCCACGTTTGAGACAAATAAACAGGCTGTCTCCATGCGTCTGGAATTCCGAGCTGATACATTTGCACATTTTGTTGACGGCCCCCACATATTTCAGATCAACTACACTGGTAAGGCATTTAGAACTCTTCGAGTAGGAGCTTGGGCAATAGATCAATCTGATAATTTTCctaagttttgtaaaatattggAGCAGAAATGATactgtttaaaaatttatatttttattcaaaagttAGATTTATATTTCAAACATCATATAGTTTGTTAAGTTTAATCATTCCCACTATTTCTCAAATtcagtttttttaatgaaacaaGTTTAACAGTTTTACAATTAAAAATCCTTACAGTAGTTTTTATAGAGAAAAGAAATGatgtaattatttttactattaagCAAAATAATTGCAAACTTTTCTTATCGGAACCCAAATAGAAGCAACAGACAACAGAGCAACACCGACAAAACCCCCATCATACCGCAAACGTCATCGATCTCAAAAGACAGCTCGCTCTGGAAGGATTAAGCACTTTCCAAAAGGAGATACAAGTCAAGTAAACAGGAGATCACACTCAGATCTCTCTGCAAATGATCGGATGAAAATCTTTCTAGGCATTTGCGGAGGATTTGTAGTACTCGTGGGACTTTGCGGTGGTCTTCTAACTCTATGTAGAAAGATTAAATCTAGGTAGGTAACCAGCGAGTATTTATGCTAGGTCATTTTACTGAGCAGGATATGTGCGTAGATTAGCatgctaaatattttacatttttggaAGAGCCGTAATCCAACGTTAAAATGTCGACTAAAAGCTGTTGTTAAAGTGTCAATGTTGAAAGTAACTGACACAATCCAACTGAGCTGAATACTATGATGCTGGTACATGTTGACATTTAGATACAGTAGTTGCTCCTGTAATCTATACCTTCTAttacgtaaattccagataacgtaaaaaatcaATGTGAATTAAACATgatgtaaagtgtcaagtagaaaaagttttcaaaatctgAATGATTTGAATGAAAAGATGAAatgatttgaatgttagtttatctcgCCACACTTGTGGAAGAAAAAATGATGtgcgtatagcgttatatctattatatataactttcccAGCATTTTAGTTCGTCAGAATAGATCGTCAAATGTGTTGACAAAACAAAGAATAGGATAACTGCGCAATGTTTCATAGATACctgaaggcgatcgattggtgcaggtgttacagcattaGTTTACCAATCGGAATGAcatgagttggagtatcatcaaaagatatttttttattctaaccttgacccctgatAGACGATGAGCAGGTCAAaccgctttttatagtaaaaatattttgttgttttgccttattgtagattGTACAAAGTATTTGTTATTCATTTTCCTTTGCAGAATGGACTTTGccatttagaaaaaataagcaaatcgctGTAAGTGAGTGTCGGAAATGGGCAGCCTCCACCAACTTGTTGCAAAATTATCACAATCacagtctataaaaccagtgagattagTGAAGAAACTAGTGAGGTGAAAAGGAGAAAAATTGTCAACGCGAATTAATAATACTGTTGTTATGgtacagcctacaaattaaaagagttaggtcaagtttttcttttttgtatggccaaagggatgattttggaaaaattttggaacggattaggcaatttgcatgtattttactgttcttataacataaattccctataacataaTTGTTACTGGATCAGAGTATTTGCGTTGTAGAAGCGCCAACTGTATTTGAGTGTTTcgatatgtttatatttacacaTTTTCATATGCAAACTGTTCacatctacatacatgtacatgcatgtacataacTTCATATTTATGCATGGAATAATTTAGGTTTTCATTTGTCTATTGCAAGAATAGATCTGAAACTGCTGTGGAACGAGATGAAGCCCTTTCTCGACTCCCTAATACTCTTGGTGCTTTAGAAGGtaaaaaagtttatataataagtaaaaGGTATATCTGAgttataaaataacaatattagCTTGATTCTGATTTTCTGACAATTGTTTTACAGATGATGAAAGCTACAAGACCATACCAGACATAAGCAATGACACAGGGGGGTGAGATTAATACTTTTCTGTTTTTGATTTCATACATGTACAGAATATTTAAAATGAAGTTATTATCGattatcataaaatatattatttgtatttgtagTACTTTCTCACTTGAGAGTCACGCGGAATGCACAGCATTGACTAATCTAAAATACATTCATGGTAAGACTGTGAGATTCATGTGAATCATGCAATGGTGTAACAGTTGTGTCATGGTTTGTAAAATCTATACATATCTACATATAAGTTCCCTGATTAAATTATCAAAAGTAAAACACACATTTTTGTATCTCTAGTAAATACATGCACATAAAGATACATGCGTTTCTAGCTCAAGCACATGTTACATACACTGTACATAAAATCCACATACATTATACATACCCTTACACACATTGTAATACATTGTTTGTACATTGTACATGCATTGTACGCACATTGTATAAACATTGTATGGACaaaatatgtacattgtatgtatACTGTTCCTACATTGTACGTACATTGTACATGCAATGTTTGTACATACAATGTTTGTACATTATATGTACTTTCATGGTATGTCTATTttacatacaatgtacatacaTTTTATGTAAATTGTATGTAAAATAGGCATACCATGAAAGTACATACATGGTATATATACTTTACATACCATGTATGTACTGTGTATGAATTGTATGACAGTATGCATACAATGTACATACATTGTATGCGCACTGTTGTGCATCGTACGTACATCGCACatgcattttactaaacattgtATTTACACTGTTCATTCATTATAAATACATtgtacatacattgtacatatcatgtttatacattatatgtacattgtacatacattttggatacaatatatgtacattatatgtaaatttacatacatttaatgtacatacattgtacatCCATCGTATGCGCATTGTACTTACATTGTATGTACGTTTGACCTACAATGTACCTACATTGTATGCACACTGTCTAAAATACATTGTAAGTACATTGCACATGAGATTCACGCACATTATATTTACACTATTCGTTCATTGTACATACACTGTACATAAATTTTACATACATTGTACGTACATTCAATGCAGCTTTTATTGCTGGTTAGCAAATATTGAGAGAATAACTCCAT from Watersipora subatra chromosome 2, tzWatSuba1.1, whole genome shotgun sequence encodes:
- the LOC137387731 gene encoding uncharacterized protein isoform X2; translation: MKPYDCITHRLVILSLLEYFTAAVSICPTRSVDASASGFIESPGYPESYDSHYNCTLTLVFPASSRIVFSVHGTYDVHEKLFGGCSNVDYLRLVSEERTVELCGEKSDKEILATFETNKQAVSMRLEFRADTFAHFVDGPHIFQINYTEATDNRATPTKPPSYRKRHRSQKTARSGRIKHFPKGDTSQVNRRSHSDLSANDRMKIFLGICGGFVVLVGLCGGLLTLCRKIKSRSETAVERDEALSRLPNTLGALEDDESYKTIPDISNDTGGTFSLESHAECTALTNLKYIHEKEDGKEKNSPSLYKNP
- the LOC137387731 gene encoding uncharacterized protein isoform X1, whose amino-acid sequence is MKPYDCITHRLVILSLLEYFTAAVSICPTRSVDASASGFIESPGYPESYDSHYNCTLTLVFPASSRIVFSVHGTYDVHEKLFGGCSNVDYLRLVSEERTVELCGEKSDKEILATFETNKQAVSMRLEFRADTFAHFVDGPHIFQINYTEATDNRATPTKPPSYRKRHRSQKTARSGRIKHFPKGDTSQVNRRSHSDLSANDRMKIFLGICGGFVVLVGLCGGLLTLCRKIKSRFSFVYCKNRSETAVERDEALSRLPNTLGALEDDESYKTIPDISNDTGGTFSLESHAECTALTNLKYIHEKEDGKEKNSPSLYKNP